The nucleotide window CTGACCCTGGTGCTGCTGCCACGGCTCGACCGCCAGACCCGATCGGGCGCCTGGTTCAGTGCGCTGGAGGGCGCCGGCGTCACGCTGCAGATCGACGCCGTCGAGCGCGCCGCGTTGCCGCAATGGATCGCCCAGCGCCTGGCCAACCAGGGCCAGCGCGTGGCGGCGGGCGAGGAGGGGCAGCGCTCGCTGGCCTTTTTTGCCGACCGAGTCGAGGGCAACCTGCTGGCCGCGCACCAGGAGATCGCCAAGCTGGGCTTGCTGTATCCGGCGGGCGAACTCAGTCGCGAGCAGATCGAGGGGGCGGTGCTCAACGTCGCGCGCTACGACGTCTTCAAGCTGTCCGAAGCCGTGCTGGGCGGCCAGCGCGCGCGCGTGCAACGCATGCTCGACGGCCTGCAGGCCGAGGGCGAAGCCGAGGTGCTGGTGCACTACACGCTGGCCGAGGACATCCGCGCACTGGCGCGCGTGAAGGACGCGATGCAGTCGGGCCGCCCGCTGCCCATGGCGCTGCGCGAGCAGCGCATTTGGGGCGTGCGCGAACGGCTGTTCGAACGCGTGCTGCCGCACCTGACCGAGGGGCAACTGAGCCACCTGCTGCAAGCCGCGCACCAGGTCGATGGCATCGTCAAGGGCCTCAAGTCACCCGGTTGGCCGTCCGATCCGTGGCAGGCCTTGCATCGGCTGGCGCAGAGCCTGTGCGGCGCCTGCGGCGGCACCGTGATCCCGGCGCGCGGCTGAGAACGTGTCCACGATCTCGACGCGGGCGCCCGGCCGCCACCGCCCCAAGTTCGCGGAACGATTTCACGCCCCGGCACGTGCTGTGTTGCCATTGGCGTGGTGGCGCCTGCCACTGGCATCAGGCCCTCGTTAGAATGCAAGTTCCATTCAAAGCGTATGTCAAACCTCGAACAAAAAACCGCCCGGCTCACCGTGCTGATCGATCCTTCCAAGAAGAAGGCGTTCGAGACGCTGTGCGCGGCGCAGGATGTGACGCCTTCGCAGGTGGTGCGGCGGCTGATTCGCGACTACCTGCGTCAGAACGGCATGAAATGGACGCCGGGCGACCCCGATGACGGTGCGTCGAGCCTCGCGCCGCTGAAATAAGCTTCAAGGCTTTTTGGTCGCTGGCGCTTGTTTGGCAAGCGCGGATAGCTATCAAATAAATAGCAGCCCCCGCACTTTTGGAAGAACCCATGAAAAAACCCCGGCATGCCGGGGTTTTTTGTTTGGATGCGGCGCGGTCTGGCCGGATCAGAAGTTCAGTTCCTTATCCACGTCCTGCACCTTGCGGCGGGCCATGGCCAGGTTGGCGCGCTGCTTGTCCAGCACGAAGTACAGGAACACGCCGTCCTTGCGGGCCGAGGGGCGCAGAATGTGGTACTGCTTGCCCAGGGTGATGAGGATGTCCTCGATCACGTCCTGCAGGCCCAGCGAGCGCATGGTCTTCATCTTGGAGCGGATCACTTCGGTGTTGCCGGCGGCAGCCACTTCGAGATCGACGCCAGAGCCGGCCGAGCCCAGCATCATGCCGCTGGCGGAGTCGACTACGGCCGCGCACATCGCGCCGTCCAGGGTCATCAGTTCGTCGAGGGTTTGTTTGATGGTCGCCATGTTTGTTTCCTTGTTGGCAATGAAATTAGGGGAGTTCCGTGCTTGCTCGGCACCGCAAGAGATCAGTGCAGTGCGTTGCATGCTGATGACATGTTAATTGGCGGCTCATGTGCAGAGCAACGCAGCGAAGCCGCTTTTGCCCCCTTCCCGTGATGGATTGCCCGATTGCCCCCGCCATGCGGTGCGGCTGTGGCGTGCTCGCCGCGCGCCGCGCCGCAACTAATTCACACCTTGCGGGACACTGCGCTTGCTGGCCGAGCCGGCGGGCGCGCGCACCGCTTTTTGGGACAATTGGTGCATGAACGCTCCCAACGTCTTCGAGACCATGCAATTGCTGGGCCTGCAGGCGCGCCAGGCCTCGCGCGCCATGGCCCGCTCCGGCACCGCCGCGCGCAACCAGGCGCTGCGCGAGTTGGCGGCCCTGCTGCGCGCCAACGTGCAGGCGCTGCAGGCGCCCAACCAGCGCGATCTGGCGCGCGCGCGTGAAGCCGGGCTGGCCGAGCCGATGGTCGACCGCCTGAAGCTGACGCCGAAGATCATCGAAACCTGCGCCGAAGGCTGCGAGCAGCTGGCCGCGATGCCCGACGTGATCGGCGACATCGTGGGCCTGAAGCAGCAGCCCAGCGGCATCCGCGTGGGGCAGATGCGGGTGCCGATCGGCGTGTTCGGCATGATCTACGAGAGCCGGCCCAATGTGACGATCGAGGCGGCCAGCCTGAGCATCAAGAGCGGCAACGCCTGCATCCTGCGCGGCGGCAGCGAGGCGATTGAATCGAACAAGGCGCTGGCGGCGCTGGTGCAGCAGGCACTGGAATCGGCCGGGCTGCCGCGCGAGGCGATGCAGCTGGTGCCCACCACCGACCGCGCCGCCGTGGGCCAGCTCATCGCCATGCCGGATTTCGTCGACGTCATCATCCCGCGCGGTGGCAAGGGGCTGATCGAGCGCATCAGCGCCGAGGCGAAAGTGCCCGTCATCAAGCACCTGGACGGCAACTGCCACACCTATGTGGACGACCCGTGCGACCTCGACATGGCGGTGAAGGTGGTGGACAACGCCAAGACGCAAAAGTACAGCCCCTGCAACGCCACCGAGAGCCTGCTGGTGGCGCGCGGCGTGGCGGCGCGGTTCTTGCCGCGCATCGGCGCCGTGCTGGCGGCCAAGGGCGTCGAGTTGCGCTGTGATCCCGAGAGCGCTGAGATTTTCAAGAAGAATGAGCCTCTAGCGCTTGATGGGCAAGCGCAGGCAGCTATTAAAAACGTAGTAAACGTGGTGCCGGCGCAAGAGCAGGATTGGTACGAGGAATACCTCGCGCCCATCCTCAGTATCAAGGTGGTGGCGGGCGTGGAAGAGGCTATTGAGCACATCAACCGCTATTCCAGCCACCACACCGACGCCATCCTGACCACCGACCACGGGCATGCGCAGCGCTTTCTGCGCGAGGTGGATTCGGCCAGTGTGATGGTCAACGCCAGCACGCGCTTTGCCGACGGCTTCGAGTACGGGCTGGGCGCGGAGATCGGCATCAGCACGGACAAGTTTCATGCGCGCGGGCCGGTGGGGATCGAGGGGTTGACGTCGTTGAAGTGGGTGGTGTTGGGGGGGGGAGAGGTGCGCGGCTGAGTCTCGTTGGGCGGCTGCTGGGCTGGATGCGCGGCTGGCCGGGATGTGCGCCCGGCGGCGCAGTCACTTTCTTTTGCTCCGCCAAAAGAAAGTAACCAAAGAAAAGGCGGCCCCGCTGGCCGTGTCCCTCCGCTTCGCTGCGGGCAACCTGCGATGCTCGCGCGTGGGGCGGCGCTGCGGAACTCGCTTCGCGGCTGCGCCGCTCCGCTCAAACAACCGCAGCGAGTCAGTGCACGAAGCCGGCATGCTGCGCTGCCGGCCCGCCCCACGCCCTGCGCTTCTCGGCACGGCCAGAGGGGGGGTGAAAGCCCACTCGGGCCATCGCTGCGCTCGGCCCTCGGACTGTTTCTCGACACCCATACGCCCGGGGCTGCGCAGCAAGCCCCTTCCCATGGCCGCGGAGCAGGCCATTCACGGCCGCGCGAGCCGGGGTCCCCCCGGCCACCAGCGTTGTCCCCCTGGGGGGATGGCGGCCGCAGGCCGACTCAGGGGGGTCAAGTTTCTCCAGCGAAGCGCTCCACCTTGGGCGTGAGGCCGGCGACGATCAGCAGGTCGCCCGGTTCCACGCGCGATTCGGGCACGGCGTAGATGAAGTCCTGGTGCGCACGCTTGATGCCGACGATGGTGACCTCGAAGCGCGGGCGGATGTTGGATTCGGCCAGCGTCCGCCCGTGCATCTCGCGCGGGGCGCGTGTCTTGGCCAGCGCGAAGCCGTCGGTGAATTCGATGAAATCCATCATCTTGCCGGTGACCAGGTGCGCCACGCGCGAGCCCATGTCGGCTTCGGGGAACACCACGTGGTGCGCGCCCAGGCGCTCGACAATGCGGCCGTGCTGCGCGGTCGCCGCCTTCACCCAGATGTCGCGCACGCCCATCTGGCTGAGGTTGAGTACCGTCAGCACGCTGGCCTCCAGGTTCTGGCCGATGCTGACCACCACGTGGTCGAAGCCCGTCACGTCCAGTTGCTTGAGCACGTCGGCGTCGGTGGTGTCGGCCCGCAGCAGGTTGGGCAACTCGTCCGCCAGTTCCTCCACCAGCTCCTGGCTTGCATCCACCGCGAGCACCTCGTGGCCCAGCCGCACCAGCGCGCGCGCCACGGCGGTGCCGAAGCGGCCCAGGCCGATGACCATGATCGAGCCGGCGACGCCGGCGGCATCCGCCGCGGCGCGGCGCTTGAACAGCTTATCCAACAAGGGGTTTCTCCTCGGGGTAACGAACGCGCGGCTTGTGCGCCCGCGCGGCCAGGGCCACGGCCAGCGTCACCACGCCGACCCGGCCCGAGAACATCAGCAGCAGCAGTACGAACTGGCCGGCCGGCGGCAGCGTGCCCACCACGCCGGCCGACAGGCCCACGTTGCCGGCGGCGGACACCACCTCGAACAGCACTTTCTCGTAAGGCTGGTCGCTCATGGGCATCACCGCCATCAGGCCCAGCACGATCACGCCCGAGCTCAGCACCAGGATGGTGAGCGCCTGGCGCAGCACCGAGGGCGTGATGCGGCGGCCGCGGAACTGCGTGTCGGGGTAGCCGCGTACCTCGCTCCACACGGCCACCATCAGGATGAAGAAGGTGGTCACCTTCACGCCGCCGCCGGTGCCCGCGCTGCCGGCGCCCACGTACATCAGGAAATAGTGCAGCACCATGGCGTCGTCCGTCATGGCGGCGGTGTCGATGGCGTTGAAGCCCACCGAGCGCGCCGCCACCGACGTGAACAGCGCCGCCAGCAGCTTGTGCGGCCAGTCCAGCGCGCCCAGTGTCTTGGCGTTGCCCCATTCCGCCAGCAGCATGATGACGACGCCCAGCACCAGCAAGACCGCCGAGCCCCACAACGTGAGCACGGTGTGCATCGAATAATGGTGCTGACGCTGGCGGCGGTAGGTCCACAGCTCATGGATCACCGGAAAACCCAGCCCGCCGATGATGATGGCCGCCATCACCGGCCCCAGCACCACGCCGTCGCGCACGAACTGCGACAAGCTGTCGCCCCACAGCCCGAAGCCGGCATTGCAAAAGCCCGACACGGCATGGAACAGCCCCGCCCACGCCGCCTGGCCCCAGGGCATGCCGTAACCGAGCGCAAAGCGCAGCGTCAGCCAGGTGGCCACCGTCAGCTCCACCGACACGGTGACGATGAACACCAGCTTGGCCACGCTGCGCACGTCGCCCAGGCTGGCCGAGCGCGTTTCGGCCTGCAGCAGCAGGCGCGAGCGCAGCCGCATGGCGCCGCCGGCCCACAGGATCAGCAGCGTGGCCGAGGTCATCATGCCGAAGCCGCCGGTCTGGATCAGCATCAGGATCACGGCCTGGCCAAAGCCGGACCAGTAGGTGCCAGTGTCGACGATGGTCAGGCCGTTGATGCACACCGCCGACCAGGCGGTGAAGAACGCCGCCATGAAAGGCGCGCCGCCCGGCTCGGCGCGCGAGACGGGCAGCAGCAGCAGCAGGGTGCCGAGGGCGATCACGCCCAGAAACGCGCACACCAGCACCAGCGCGGGATTGAGGGGCTGACGGCGTGACGGGCCGCGGGTCATGATGGCCGGTGGCGGCGGGCTGGGCATTCTGGAGACGATGGTAACGTGCGCTCAGGGGCCCAATCCCCCCATTCGCGGGCTGCCAAGCGCTCCTGAAATGGCGAAGAAGCCTGCCGCCGGATAGGAGGCTGCGACCTCGCTCAAGTGGGTCAGCGCCGGGCGAGGGCCAGGTGAGCAAGTGATAAGCTACCCAGCATGGACACGACATGCGCAGCCGCCGAGTTTGCCAACACCGGGGCCGCGCCCGCACAACGCTGGATCATTGGGCTCGTACAACCGCCAGGCTATGTTCACAGCGCGGCCTTGTTCGAAGTGGCGGAAACCCTGCTGCATGGTCTTCAGGCGCTTGGCATGCAAGCGCGCTTTGGCTCGCTGGCCGAGGAGTGCGATGCCCTGCTGATATTTGGCGCCCATCTGTTGCCGCCCGATTTCAAGTTGCCGGCACACGCCATCATCTACAACCTGGAGCAATTGGTTGACTGGTCGCGGGAGAATGCCGCGTCCCCCTATTTCGAGCGGCTCAAGCAGCATGAGGTTTGGGACTACTCGGAAGTCAACATGTCGGTATTGCGCGAGCAAGGGCATGAGCGCGCGAAGCATGTGCCCTTGGGCTACGCCCCGCAATTGGCCCGCATCGCGCATGCGCGGCAGGACATCGACGTCTTGTTTTATGGTTCGATGAACGAGCGCCGCCAACAAATCATCGTTCAGTTGAAGGCCAAGGGCCTCAAGGTCGAAACCTTGTTTGGCGTTTATGGAGAGCAGCGCGATCGCGTGATCGCCCGCGCCAAGGTGGTGCTGAACATGCACTACTACCCATCGGGCACATTCGAAATTGCCCGCGTGTCCTATTTGCTCGCCAACCGCAAGGCCGTGGTTTGCGAGCATTCGGCCATGACGCCGGCCTATGCGCATTTGAGCGAGGCCATGGCCTACGTTCCCTACGAAGAGCTGGTGTCTTCCTGCGCACGGCTTGTGGCCGACGAAACCCAACGCAAGGCGCTGGAGCTGCGAGCGTTCGAGTGTTTCATTCAGCGCCCGCAGCCGGCGCTGCTGGCCACCGCGCTGGGCCTGAGCCCGCCAGCGCCGCATCCCGCGTCTGGAAAGCTGCCGACTACGCTGCATTTGGGCAGCGGCAAGGATTTCCGGCAGGATCATCTCAATGTGGATATCGATCCATTCTGGCAACCTGATTTATTGATGGATTTTGGCGGACCCTTGCCATGGGGCGACAAGCTCGCGACCGAGCGCTTTGGTGATTTCAGGCTGACCGGTAATTTGTTCGAGATCCTGATCGCCAACGACGTGCTGGAGCATATTCCCAACCTCGTGCGCGCCATGACCAACGCGATCACGCTGCTGCGTCCAGGCGGGGAATTTCACATCTCGGTGTGTTACGACCTGTCGCTGGGCGCGTGGCAAGATCCCACCCACGTGCGCGCCTTCAATGAAAACAGCTGGCTGTATTACACCGACTGGTTCTGGTATCTGGGCTGGGACGAAGCACGTTTCGACTTGGTGCAGCAAGGGTTTCAGCTTTCCGAGATGGGGCAGCAGTTGATGAAGAAAACCAAGGATCTTCCCTTGGTGTTGCGTACGCCCCGCGCGGTGGATTCGATGACGGTTCGGCTGCGCAAGCGATACCTGAGCGCCTCCGAGATTTCGGCCTTGAAGGAGCGGCGTGCAAGAGTCAAGGCGGCCCCATCGGTCAATTCGCCGGATGCGTCATGAGCTGGCTGCTCAGAGCCTGACTCAGGATATGCAAGGCACGGTTTTGTAGAACGGCTGGTCTCGCCATGGTTCCCCACCTCGTCACCGCGCTCACCGGCCCCATCAACGAGTTGGAGCAGCGCATTCTCGACGCCACGCCGGTGATCGAGCGCTGGTTCCGCCTCGAATGGATGGAGCACACGCCGCCGCTGTACTGCTCGGTGGACATCCGCAACGCCGGTTTCAAGCTGGCCCCGGTGAATACGAATCTTTTTCCCGGCGGCTGGCACAACCTGTCGCCCGACACGCTGCCGCTGGCGGTCCAGGCGGGGCAGGCGGCGATCGAGAAGATCTGCCCCGAGGCGCGCAACCTGCTCATCGTGCCCGAGAACGGCAAGCCCAGCAGTTTTTATCTGGCCAGCTTGGTGCGGCTGCAGGAAATCTTCCGCATGGCGGGCTTGAACGTGCGCTTCGGCTCGATCGACCCGGCGGTCAAGCGCAGCCAGACCATCGCGCTGCCCGATGGCGAAAAAATGACGCTGGAGCCCGCGCAACGCACGCGCTACCGGCTGGGCGTGAAGAACTTCGACCCCTGCACCATCCTGCTCAACAACGACCTGTCGGCCGGCCCGCCCGGCATTCTGGAAGAACTGCACGAGCAATACCTGCTGCCGCCGCTGCAGGCCGGCTGGAGCGTGCGCCGCAAGAGCCGCCACTTCAGGTGCTATGAGGAAGTGAGCAAGCGCTTTGGCAAGCTGCTCGGCATCGACCCCTGGCTGATCAATCCCATGTTCGCCAGTTGCGGCGAGATCGACATCCATGAGCCGAGCGGCGGCGAATGCCTGCGCACCAACGTCGATGCGCTGTTGACCAAGATCCGCCGCAAGTACAAGGAATACGGCATCAACGAAAAGCCCTTTGTCGTCGTCAAGGCCGACCAGGGCACGCGCGGCTTGGGGATGATGACGGTGCGCGATGTGCGCGACCTTGACGCGCCAGGCCAGTGGGTGCGCGGCAAGGCGGCGGCGTCCGTGGTGCCGCGGGGCGAGGTCATCATCCAGGAAGGCGTGTTGACCAATGAACGCATCCACGACGCCGTGGCCGAGCCGGTGGTCTACATGATCGACCGCTACGTGGTGGGCGGCTTCTACCGCGTGCACGCCGACCGTACCACCGACGAGAACCTGAACGCGCTGGGCGCGCATTTCGTGCCGCTGGCCTTCGACGGCGGTGCGCAGATCCCCAAGCCTGGCGTGCGCGCCGGCGCCAGCGCGCCCAACCGCTTCTACATGTACGGCGTGGTCGCGCGCCTGGCCCTGGTGGCCGCCAGCTACGAACTGGAGGCGACCGACCCCGACCTCCAAGACACCGATTAAGGGGTGTCATCTGCCGCGATCGCTATACTAACGATAGCTGTTCGCGCTGATTGGGCAAGCGTTGGAGCCTGTTTATGGTCGGCTTGGATAAGCGTTGTCGCGCCACCACAATGCGGCGCGCGTTGTCAGCCACGCCGTGCCCGCGCCGACGCACAATAGCCGCACTTCCACTTGGGTGCGCACGGCGGGCCGGGCGCTATTAGCGAGTTGTGTCTGCCTCCAAATCCTCCCTCCCGGCGCTGACCCTGGCCGCCATCGGCGTCGCCTTTGGCGACATTGGCACCAGCGTGCTGTACACCATCAAGGAGGTGTTCGGCTCCGGCCACGTGCAGTTCACCCCCGACAACGTGTACGGCATCCTGTCGATGGTGTTCTGGACGTTGACCGTCGTCGTTTCGCTCAAGTACGTGACACTGGTGCTGCGCGCCGACAACAATGGCGAGGGTGGCCTGATCGCCATGCTCACGCTGGCCAGCCGCGCCGTCGCCGACCGCCCGGCGCTGCGCCGCAAGATGCTGCTGGTGGGCATCTTCGGCGCCTGCCTGTTCTATGGCGACGGCGTCATCACCCCGGCCATCACGGTGCTGTCGGCGGTCGAGGGGCTGGAGGTGGTCTCGCCCACCTTCAAGGAGTGGGTGATTCCGCTCACGCTGCTGATCCTGTTCGGCCTGTTCTTCGTGCAAAAGCGCGGCACGGCCGACATCGGCAAGTTCTTCGGGCCGGTGATGATTCTGTGGCTGCTCGTGATCGGCGTGCTGGGCCTGTGGCAGATCATCGGCCACCCCGAAATCCTGTGGGCGCTGCTGCCCTGGTACGCCTGGAAGTTCACCTGGCAGCACCCGGGCATCACCTTCATCATCCTGGGCGCGGTGATCCTGTGCGTGACCGGGGCCGAGGCGTTGTACGCCGACATGGGCCACTTCGGCAAGAAGCCGATCCGCATCGCCTGGTTCTTCATCGCCATGCCCTGCCTGGCGATGAACTACTTCGGCCAGGGCGCACTGCTGCTGGCCGACCCGAGCGCGGTGATCAACCCGTTCTTCAACCTGGCGCCCGACTGGGCGCAGATTCCGCTCGTCATCCTGGCGGCGGCGGCGGCGGTGATCGCCTCGCAGGCGCTGATCTCCGGCGCCTTCAGCGTCACCAAGCAGGTGATTCAGCTCGGCTACCTGCCGCGCTTGCAAATACGGCACACCAGCGTCAAGGAAACGGGGCAGATCTACGCGCCCTTCGTCAACTGGATGCTGTTCGCCATGATCGTGCTGGCCGTGGGCATGTTCCGCACCTCCAGCAACCTGGCGGCGGCCTACGGCATCGCGGTGACCACCGACATGCTGATCACCACCGTGCTCACCTTCTTCGTCATCCGCTACGCCTGGAAGCTGCCGCTCTTGCTGTGCCTGGGCGCCACCGGGATGTTCTTCGTGGTCGACATCGCCTTCTGGGCCTCCAACTTGATGAAGCTCACGCACGGCGGCTGGTTTCCGCTGGCGATTGCCGGCGTGGTGTTCACGCTGATGGTGACCTGGAAGGACGGGCGCGCGCTGCTCAACCGGTCGCTGCATGACGCGTCGATCTCGCTGAAGGATTTTCTGGAGTCGATTTTCGTCGCGCCCCCCACGCGGGTGTCCGGCACGGCGGTGTTCCTCACGGCGGAGCCCGGCACCGTGCCCAACGCGCTGATGCACAACCTCAAGCACAACAAGGTGCTGCACGAGCAGAACCTGTTCGTCACCGTGCGCAGCCACGAGGTGCCGTGGATTGGCCTGAACAAGCGGCTGGAGATCGAGCCGCTGGGCCACGACTGCTGGCAGGTGATCGTGAACTACGGCTTCAAGAACGACCCCCACCTGCCGAAGGCCTTGTCGCACATCACCGGCCGCGGTGTTGACCTCAATCCGATGACCACCAGCTACTTCCTCTCGCGCGACATCGTGGTGCCCACCATCGGCAAGGGCATGGCGCCCTGGCGCGAGAAGCTGTTTGCCCAGATGCACCACAACGCCAGCGCAGCGGCCGAGTTTCTGGGCCTGCCGAGCAACGCGGTGGTGGAGCTGGGCAGCAAGGTGGAAATATGAGCCTGGGCCAAATGCACGCGGCCCATTCTTGACCCACGGCGCAATTTTTGGGCGCTGCCAAGGCGCCTGTGGGCCGCAATCCGAGAGTTGAACCAAAAAGGCCGCTCGCGCTTTTCCATCAAGCGCGAGCAGCTATCAATATTGAAGCATTCACGGCGGTGACCGCCTCATGCCAGCGGCAGCTCGGTGGTTGACAGCACCTGCTTGAGCGCCATGAACGTGCGGATTTGACGCACGCCGGGCAAATACAGCAGCTGCTCGGCATGCAGGCGGTTGAAGCTGTCGCTGTCGCGCGTGCGCAGCAGCAGCAGGTAGTCGAACTCGCCCGTCACCACGTGGCATTCCATGCAGCCGCTGATCTTGGCGGCGGCGCGCTCGAAGGCGGCAAACGCCTCGGGCGTGGAGCGGTCCAGCACCACGCCGATCATCACCAGCATGCCCGCGCCCAGCGCCTGCGGGTTGAGCAGCGCCACCGTGGCCCGTATGAAGCCATCGCGCCGCAGGCGCTCGACCCGGCGCAGGCAGGCCGCGGCGCTCAGGTGCACCTTGGCGGCCAGCGCGACATTGGAGATGCTGGCGTCGCGCTGCAACTGGCGCAGGATGGCGCGGTCGGTGCGGTCAAGCTGGGCGTACGGCGCAGCGGCTGAGGGGGTTTGCAATTTCATTGCGTCAAAATAATAGCAAACAAAATTGAAGCGCTAACAACCAATTTCTTGCGCATTGAATGATTGATAAGGAAGAGATTTACGCAAGCACGTTCGGTGCCGTTCTGGCTACGATCAAACGCATCCACAACCCCCCTGGCCGGAGCCCCACCATGAACCTGCAAAAGTTTCCCCGCCACAGCCTGACCTTTGGCCCGACGCCGATTCAGCCCCTCAAGCGCCTGTCTGCCCATCTGGGCGGCAAGGTGCAGCTGTGGGCCAAGCGCGAAGACTGCAACAGCGGCCTGGCCTTTGGCGGCAACAAGACGCGCAAGCTGGAATACCTGATTCCCGACGCCATCGCCGGCGGTTACGACACGCTGGTCTCCATCGGCGGCATCCAGTCCAACCAAACGCGCCAGGTCGCCGCCGTGGCCGCGCACCTGGGCATGAAGTGCGTGCTGGTGCAGGAGAACTGGGTCAACTACAGCGACGCCGTGTACGACCGCGTGGGCAACATCGAGATGAGCCGCATCATG belongs to Ottowia testudinis and includes:
- a CDS encoding potassium transporter Kup: MSASKSSLPALTLAAIGVAFGDIGTSVLYTIKEVFGSGHVQFTPDNVYGILSMVFWTLTVVVSLKYVTLVLRADNNGEGGLIAMLTLASRAVADRPALRRKMLLVGIFGACLFYGDGVITPAITVLSAVEGLEVVSPTFKEWVIPLTLLILFGLFFVQKRGTADIGKFFGPVMILWLLVIGVLGLWQIIGHPEILWALLPWYAWKFTWQHPGITFIILGAVILCVTGAEALYADMGHFGKKPIRIAWFFIAMPCLAMNYFGQGALLLADPSAVINPFFNLAPDWAQIPLVILAAAAAVIASQALISGAFSVTKQVIQLGYLPRLQIRHTSVKETGQIYAPFVNWMLFAMIVLAVGMFRTSSNLAAAYGIAVTTDMLITTVLTFFVIRYAWKLPLLLCLGATGMFFVVDIAFWASNLMKLTHGGWFPLAIAGVVFTLMVTWKDGRALLNRSLHDASISLKDFLESIFVAPPTRVSGTAVFLTAEPGTVPNALMHNLKHNKVLHEQNLFVTVRSHEVPWIGLNKRLEIEPLGHDCWQVIVNYGFKNDPHLPKALSHITGRGVDLNPMTTSYFLSRDIVVPTIGKGMAPWREKLFAQMHHNASAAAEFLGLPSNAVVELGSKVEI
- the gshA gene encoding glutamate--cysteine ligase — encoded protein: MVPHLVTALTGPINELEQRILDATPVIERWFRLEWMEHTPPLYCSVDIRNAGFKLAPVNTNLFPGGWHNLSPDTLPLAVQAGQAAIEKICPEARNLLIVPENGKPSSFYLASLVRLQEIFRMAGLNVRFGSIDPAVKRSQTIALPDGEKMTLEPAQRTRYRLGVKNFDPCTILLNNDLSAGPPGILEELHEQYLLPPLQAGWSVRRKSRHFRCYEEVSKRFGKLLGIDPWLINPMFASCGEIDIHEPSGGECLRTNVDALLTKIRRKYKEYGINEKPFVVVKADQGTRGLGMMTVRDVRDLDAPGQWVRGKAAASVVPRGEVIIQEGVLTNERIHDAVAEPVVYMIDRYVVGGFYRVHADRTTDENLNALGAHFVPLAFDGGAQIPKPGVRAGASAPNRFYMYGVVARLALVAASYELEATDPDLQDTD
- a CDS encoding Lrp/AsnC family transcriptional regulator yields the protein MKLQTPSAAAPYAQLDRTDRAILRQLQRDASISNVALAAKVHLSAAACLRRVERLRRDGFIRATVALLNPQALGAGMLVMIGVVLDRSTPEAFAAFERAAAKISGCMECHVVTGEFDYLLLLRTRDSDSFNRLHAEQLLYLPGVRQIRTFMALKQVLSTTELPLA
- the holA gene encoding DNA polymerase III subunit delta — protein: MQLPASQLSSHLQKGLRPLYVLHGDEALLVQEAADAIRAAARAQGFTERTVHTAIGARFDWGTVLAAGQSLSLFAERQIVEIRIPSGKPGKDGGAALQQLAASAAGNTDVLTLVLLPRLDRQTRSGAWFSALEGAGVTLQIDAVERAALPQWIAQRLANQGQRVAAGEEGQRSLAFFADRVEGNLLAAHQEIAKLGLLYPAGELSREQIEGAVLNVARYDVFKLSEAVLGGQRARVQRMLDGLQAEGEAEVLVHYTLAEDIRALARVKDAMQSGRPLPMALREQRIWGVRERLFERVLPHLTEGQLSHLLQAAHQVDGIVKGLKSPGWPSDPWQALHRLAQSLCGACGGTVIPARG
- a CDS encoding glutamate-5-semialdehyde dehydrogenase, yielding MNAPNVFETMQLLGLQARQASRAMARSGTAARNQALRELAALLRANVQALQAPNQRDLARAREAGLAEPMVDRLKLTPKIIETCAEGCEQLAAMPDVIGDIVGLKQQPSGIRVGQMRVPIGVFGMIYESRPNVTIEAASLSIKSGNACILRGGSEAIESNKALAALVQQALESAGLPREAMQLVPTTDRAAVGQLIAMPDFVDVIIPRGGKGLIERISAEAKVPVIKHLDGNCHTYVDDPCDLDMAVKVVDNAKTQKYSPCNATESLLVARGVAARFLPRIGAVLAAKGVELRCDPESAEIFKKNEPLALDGQAQAAIKNVVNVVPAQEQDWYEEYLAPILSIKVVAGVEEAIEHINRYSSHHTDAILTTDHGHAQRFLREVDSASVMVNASTRFADGFEYGLGAEIGISTDKFHARGPVGIEGLTSLKWVVLGGGEVRG
- a CDS encoding CopG family transcriptional regulator: MSNLEQKTARLTVLIDPSKKKAFETLCAAQDVTPSQVVRRLIRDYLRQNGMKWTPGDPDDGASSLAPLK
- a CDS encoding methyltransferase domain-containing protein; translated protein: MDTTCAAAEFANTGAAPAQRWIIGLVQPPGYVHSAALFEVAETLLHGLQALGMQARFGSLAEECDALLIFGAHLLPPDFKLPAHAIIYNLEQLVDWSRENAASPYFERLKQHEVWDYSEVNMSVLREQGHERAKHVPLGYAPQLARIAHARQDIDVLFYGSMNERRQQIIVQLKAKGLKVETLFGVYGEQRDRVIARAKVVLNMHYYPSGTFEIARVSYLLANRKAVVCEHSAMTPAYAHLSEAMAYVPYEELVSSCARLVADETQRKALELRAFECFIQRPQPALLATALGLSPPAPHPASGKLPTTLHLGSGKDFRQDHLNVDIDPFWQPDLLMDFGGPLPWGDKLATERFGDFRLTGNLFEILIANDVLEHIPNLVRAMTNAITLLRPGGEFHISVCYDLSLGAWQDPTHVRAFNENSWLYYTDWFWYLGWDEARFDLVQQGFQLSEMGQQLMKKTKDLPLVLRTPRAVDSMTVRLRKRYLSASEISALKERRARVKAAPSVNSPDAS
- a CDS encoding potassium channel family protein, translating into MLDKLFKRRAAADAAGVAGSIMVIGLGRFGTAVARALVRLGHEVLAVDASQELVEELADELPNLLRADTTDADVLKQLDVTGFDHVVVSIGQNLEASVLTVLNLSQMGVRDIWVKAATAQHGRIVERLGAHHVVFPEADMGSRVAHLVTGKMMDFIEFTDGFALAKTRAPREMHGRTLAESNIRPRFEVTIVGIKRAHQDFIYAVPESRVEPGDLLIVAGLTPKVERFAGET
- a CDS encoding TrkH family potassium uptake protein — its product is MTRGPSRRQPLNPALVLVCAFLGVIALGTLLLLLPVSRAEPGGAPFMAAFFTAWSAVCINGLTIVDTGTYWSGFGQAVILMLIQTGGFGMMTSATLLILWAGGAMRLRSRLLLQAETRSASLGDVRSVAKLVFIVTVSVELTVATWLTLRFALGYGMPWGQAAWAGLFHAVSGFCNAGFGLWGDSLSQFVRDGVVLGPVMAAIIIGGLGFPVIHELWTYRRQRQHHYSMHTVLTLWGSAVLLVLGVVIMLLAEWGNAKTLGALDWPHKLLAALFTSVAARSVGFNAIDTAAMTDDAMVLHYFLMYVGAGSAGTGGGVKVTTFFILMVAVWSEVRGYPDTQFRGRRITPSVLRQALTILVLSSGVIVLGLMAVMPMSDQPYEKVLFEVVSAAGNVGLSAGVVGTLPPAGQFVLLLLMFSGRVGVVTLAVALAARAHKPRVRYPEEKPLVG